The following proteins are co-located in the Salvelinus sp. IW2-2015 unplaced genomic scaffold, ASM291031v2 Un_scaffold7190, whole genome shotgun sequence genome:
- the LOC112079196 gene encoding paired amphipathic helix protein Sin3a, whose translation MAPSQGAQFQRLKVEDALSYLDQVKLQFGNQPQVYNDFLDIMKEFKSQSIDTPGVISRVSQLFKGHPDLIMGFNTFLPPGYKIEVQTNEQVNVTTPGQIHYITPHGISVQNLPVTGPPSQPVPHHHQALQLPSGPPTSTATASTALPTQPTPTKTSKVPAH comes from the exons ATGGCCCCCTCACAGGGTGCCCAATTCCAGCGACTCAAG GTTGAAGACGCTCTGTCCTACCTGGACCAAGTGAAACTGCAGTTTGGGAATCAGCCTCAAGTCTACAACGACTTCCTTGACATCATGAAAGAGTTCAAGTCACAGAG CATCGACACTCCGGGCGTGATCAGCCGTGTCTCCCAGCTCTTCAAGGGCCACCCAGACCTCATCATGGGATTCAACACCTTCCTGCCGCCGGGCTACAAGATCGAGGTCCAGACCAACGAGCAGGTCAACGTGACCACGCCAGGTCAGATCCACTACATCACCCCGCACGGCATCTCGGTCCAGAACCTCCCCGTTACGGGACCACCCAGCCAGCCGGTGCCCCATCATCACCAGGCCCTGCAGCTGCCCAGTGGACCCCCCACCAGCACCGCCACAGCCAGCACCGCTCTACCCACCCAGCCTACACCGACCAAGACCAGCAAGGTTCCAGCTCACTAA